TCGCTGACATCGACCGCGAGTTTCCAGACGCGGAGCTAATCGCGGGGAACGTCGCGACCGCCGAGGGGGTCCAGGACCTGGCTGCAGCCGGTGCGGACGCGGTCAAAGTCGGTATCGGGCCCGGCTCACACTGCACGACCCGCGTGGTCGCCGGGGCCGGCGTGCCCCAGCTCACGGCCGTCTCGGACGCCGCCGAAGCCGCGGCGGACCTGGATGTCCGGATCATCGCCGATGGGGGTATCAGGAACTCGGGGGACGCGACGAAGGCACTCCTGGCCGGCGCGGACACCGTGATGATGGGCCGGTTCTTCGCGGCGATGGACGAGTCGCCCGGCGAGATCGTCGAGGTGGACGGCGAGCAGTACAAACGCTCCCGGGGGATGGCGACCACGGCCGCGAACGACGCTCGGACCGACAAGCAAAACAGCGAGCCGACGGCCGACGAGGGCGTCGAGGCGCTCACGCCACTGGCGGGCCCGCTGGCCGAGGTGACGACGGAGTTCCTCGCAGGCATTCGCTCGGGGCTGAGCTACGTGGGGGCAGCGACCATCCCCGCGGCCAGGGACCGTGCCGAGTTCATCCAGGTCGCCCCGGGAGCCAGACGCCGGGAGGGAGCGCACTTCGATCACGACTGGGAGAACCCGACGGTGAAGTGACCGGGCGGAACTGAAACCTTTTTTAAACCGGTCGCCGTGGCCGATAGTATGCGGCTGGCCTTCGTCTCGGCGACGACGATTCATCACGCCGACAGCGACGGCGCAGCCCGGTTGAACCGCCTGGCCACGGCACTTTCCGAACGCGGTCACGAAGTGACGGTCATCACGGCGAAGTGGTGGCAGGGTGATTTCGTGGAGTTCGAGCAGGACGGGCTCACCTATCACGCGGTCGGCGACGGCTCGACCGGTGGGCTATCCACGCCGCTGGGAGTCGTCAACGCCATCAGGGAGGTCGATCCCGACGTGGTCCACGCGGCCTGTGAACTGCCGAACTGGATCGTTGCGGCACGGATCGGCGCGACGCTGTCGGGGGCCGGCCTGCTCGTCGAATGTTACGATCCACCGGAGACGACTGGTGGATTTGGGGGCTGGCTCAGATCTGCGGGGCTTCGGGCTGCCGATGCGATCGTCACGCCCTCGACGACGGTCGAGACCACCGTCAGAGCGCTGGGCGTCGATGCCGCGGATATACAGGTCATCCCGACGGGCATCGACATGGACCTGGTTCGGGAGACAGCACCAACCGAAAGCGGGGACATCGTCTACTCCCGCCGGCTTGATGACGGCGCGAACCTCGAAACCTTGCTCCTGGCCCTGGCCGAGTTCCGCGAGTACGACTGGACGGCGACGATCATCGGTGACGGGCCGCGTCGGGCGGCCTACGAACGCCAGGCCCGGGACCTCAGGATCGACGACCGGGTGACCTTCGTCGGGGACCTCCCGGTCGCGGAGCGGATCGCCCGGTTCAAGGCGGCCCACGTGTACGTCCACACCGCCGAGTACACGCCGTTCGCCCACGACCTGCTCCGGGCCCTCGCGGCCGGGTGCGTGTCGGTGGTGGAGTACCACGAGGCAGCGAGCGCTCACGAACTGGTCGAGCACGAGGAGCGTGGGTTCACGGCGACCAGCCCGGAGGAGCTTACCCGCCGACTCGCCGCGGCCGGGGACCTCGAACGACGCACCTTCGACGAGGCGTTTGCCCGGTTCGACGACGACGCCGTACTGGAGACCTACCTCGATCGCTACCGATCGATCCGCTCCTGAGTCGCTGGTTGGTCAAGCCTTTTGG
This region of Halodesulfurarchaeum sp. HSR-GB genomic DNA includes:
- a CDS encoding guanosine monophosphate reductase, whose protein sequence is METLRTGLSYDDVLLVPHRSPVDSREEVDLSTHLTPSIELANPLLSAPMDTVTEAETAIELSRIGGFGTIHRFLSIEEQLAEVRAVRAAGERVGAAVGISEDYLERAEQTIEAGATAVMVDVAHGHLERALDAVADIDREFPDAELIAGNVATAEGVQDLAAAGADAVKVGIGPGSHCTTRVVAGAGVPQLTAVSDAAEAAADLDVRIIADGGIRNSGDATKALLAGADTVMMGRFFAAMDESPGEIVEVDGEQYKRSRGMATTAANDARTDKQNSEPTADEGVEALTPLAGPLAEVTTEFLAGIRSGLSYVGAATIPAARDRAEFIQVAPGARRREGAHFDHDWENPTVK
- a CDS encoding glycosyltransferase is translated as MRLAFVSATTIHHADSDGAARLNRLATALSERGHEVTVITAKWWQGDFVEFEQDGLTYHAVGDGSTGGLSTPLGVVNAIREVDPDVVHAACELPNWIVAARIGATLSGAGLLVECYDPPETTGGFGGWLRSAGLRAADAIVTPSTTVETTVRALGVDAADIQVIPTGIDMDLVRETAPTESGDIVYSRRLDDGANLETLLLALAEFREYDWTATIIGDGPRRAAYERQARDLRIDDRVTFVGDLPVAERIARFKAAHVYVHTAEYTPFAHDLLRALAAGCVSVVEYHEAASAHELVEHEERGFTATSPEELTRRLAAAGDLERRTFDEAFARFDDDAVLETYLDRYRSIRS